Proteins from a single region of Gambusia affinis linkage group LG12, SWU_Gaff_1.0, whole genome shotgun sequence:
- the LOC122841528 gene encoding E3 ubiquitin-protein ligase MARCHF6-like isoform X2 produces MDTAEEADICRVCRSEGTQEKPLYHPCVCTGSIKFIHQECLLQWLKHSRKEYCELCKHRFAFTPIYSPDMPSRLPVQDIFSGLVTSIGTAIRYWCHYTLVAFAWLGVVPLTACRIYKCLFTGSVSSLLTLPLDMLSTQNLLADCLQGCFVVTCTLCAFISLVWLREQIVHGGAPQWLEPNQPPLVPNQPNRPAQANENPADNGAAADVPAAADEAGRPGEHGPDEPDRANQQEAGDEAELDNIDGEDEDEDGEEDEEEDEEEGREEDAADANNPGHDLNWNALEWDRAAEELTWERMLGLDGSLVFLEHVFWVVSLNTLFILVFAFCPYHIGHFSVVGLGFEDYVKASHFDGLITTVVGYILLAVALVVCHALASLFKLQRPRRLLGVCYIVVKVSLLVVMEIGLFPLICGWWLDVCSLEMFDATLKDREQSFDSAPGTTMFLHWLVGMVYVFYFASFILLLREVLRPGVLWFLRNLNDPDFNPVQEMIHLPIYRHLRRFTLSVVVFGSIVLLMLWLPIRIIKLLSPAFLPYNVMLYSEWETWWVCGFHSDAPVSELSLELLLLQVVLPALLEQGHTRQWLKRLVHAWTFTAGYVLDLHSYLLGDHEDYANQPNNAPNQLNNNRNLRLGEGLHAAHQAILQQVGPLAFQPYHRPPNFLLKIVLLVVFMCVTLLLASLICLTLPVFVGRWLMSLWMGSAVVHELYTTASGLYVCWVSVRAATVLLSWMPQGRTVIMVKVQEWTLMIFKTVVVAVMLAGVIPLLLGLLFDLVVVAPLRVPMDQTPLFYPWQDWALGVLHAKIIAAITLMGPQWRLKAVIEQVYANGIRNIDLHFIVRRLAAPIICLLLLLLCVPYIISKGLTPLLGVQPKMQILVERKIYPFLLMVVILLAFLSFQIRQFKRLYEHIKNDKYLVGQRLVNYERKTGRSSSTPHPASS; encoded by the exons tctATTCTCCAGACATGCCGTCCCGTCTACCTGTCCAAGACATCTTTTCAGGGCTGGTCACCAGTATCGGGACGGCCATCAGATACTGGTGCCACTACACTCTGGTGGCCTTTGCCTGGCTAGGTGTTGTGCCTCTCACCGCAT GTCGCATCTACAAGTGTTTGTTTACCGGCTCCGTGAGCTCTCTTCTTACCCTGCCATTAGATATGCTTTCCAC GCAGAACCTGCTTGCCGACTGCCTCCAGGGCTGTTTCGTGGTCACCTGCACGCTGTGTGCCTTTATCAGCCTGGTGTGGCTCAGAGAGCAGATTGTCCACGGTGGAGCCCCACAGTGGCTGGAGCCGAATCAACCCCCTCTGGTTCCAAACCAGCCCAACCGTCCCGCACAAGCTAACGAG AATCCGGCTGATAACGGCGCAGCAGCCGATGTCCCGGCTGCCGCAGATGAGGCAGGGCGCCCCGGAGAGCACGGCCCCGACGAGCCGGACCGGGCCAATCAGCAGGAAGCCGGCGACGAAGCGGAACTGGACAACATCGATGGAGAGGACGAGGATGAAGACGgggaagaagatgaagaggaagacgaggaagaggggagggaggaggacgCCGCTGATGCCAACAATCCAGGGCATG ATTTGAACTGGAACGCCCTGGAATGGGACCGAGCAGCAGAGGAGCTGACCTGGGAAAGA ATGCTTGGACTAGATGGTTCCCTTGTTTTCTTG GAACACGTCTTCTGGGTGGTGTCTCTCAACACACTCTTCATCTTGGTGTTTG CTTTCTGCCCGTACCACATTGGCCATTTTTCAGTTGTCGGGCTGGGCTTTGAAGACTAT GTCAAGGCCTCACATTTCGACGGCCTCATCACCACAGTAGTGGGGTACATCCTCCTGGCTGTTGCTCTCGTAGTCTGCCAT GCTTTGGCTTCCCTCTTCAAGCTCCAGCGGCCCAGGCGCCTGCTGGGTGTCTGCTACATTGTTGTCAAG GTTTCCCTtctggttgtcatggagatcgGCTTGTTCCCTCTCATTTGCGGCTGGTGGCTCGACGTTTGTTCGCTG GAAATGTTCGATGCGACGCTGAAGGACAGAGAGCAGAGTTTCGACTCCGCTCCAGGTACAACAATGTTCCTCCACTGGCTGGTCGGCATGGTGTACGTCTTTTACTTCGCTTCCTTCATCCTTCTGCTCAGAGAG GTTCTTCGCCCAGGTGTGCTGTGGTTCCTGCGGAACCTGAACGACCCGGACTTCAACCCAGTGCAGGAGATGATTCACCTCCCAATCTACAGACACCTCCGGAGATTCACACTCTCAGTg GTTGTGTTCGGCTCAATCGTCCTGCTGATGCTGTGGCTCCCAATCAGGATCATTAAGCTGCTCTCCCCAGCCTTCCTTCCCTACAACGTCATGCTGTACAG TGAATGGGAGACTTGGTGGGTGTGTGGCTTCCACAGTGATGCGCCGGTCAGCGAGCTGtcgctggagctgctgctgcttcaggtgGTCCTGCCCGCCTTACTGGAGCAGGGTCACACCCGGCAGTGGCTCAAACGTCTCGTCCACGCCTGGACCTTCACGGCTGGATATGTGCT TGACCTTCACTCGTACCTCCTGGGGGACCACGAAGACTAcgccaaccaaccaaacaacgCGCCCAATCAATTGAACAACAACCGCAACCTGAGGCTCGGGGAGGGCCTTCACGCCGCCCACCAAGCCATCCTGCAGCAGGTCGGTCCTCTGGCGTTCCAGCCCTACCACCGACCCCCCAACTTCCTCCTCAAG ATCGTTCTGCTGGTGGTCTTCATGTGTGTCACTCTTTTACTCGCGAGTCTAATCTGTCTTACACTCCCAG TGTTCGTGGGTCGCTGGCTCATGTCTCTGTGGATGGGCAGCGCAGTGGTCCATGAGCTGTACACGACAGCCAGCGGCCTGTACGTCTGCTGGGTGTCCGTCCGGGCCGCCACCGTGCTGCTGTCCTGGATGCCGCAGGGCAGGACGGTCATCATGGTCAAAGTTCAAGAGTGGACGCTCATG ATCTTTAAGACGGTGGTGGTAGCCGTGATGTTAGCCGGGGTCATCCCTCTGCTGCTGGGCCTGCTGTTTGACCTGGTCGTCGTTGCTCCTCTCAGAGTCCCAATGGACCAGACGCCTCTCTTCTACCCTTGGCAG GACTGGGCCCTGGGAGTCCTTCATGCAAAAATCATCGCTGCCATAACACTGATGGGCCCCCAGTGGCGGCTCAAAGCGGTCATAGAGCAG GTGTACGCCAACGGCATCAGAAACATCGACCTTCACTTCATCGTGCGGCGGTTGGCCGCCCCCATCATTtgcctcctgctgctgttgctctgtGTTCCCTACATCATCTCTAAGGGCCTCACACCGCTGCTGG gagTGCAGCCGAAGATGCAGATACTAGTGGAGAGGAAGATCTACCCGTTTCTGCTGATGGTGGTCATACTGCTGGCCTTTCTGTCCTTTCAGATTCGCCAGTTCAAGAGACTTTACGAACACATCAAAAACGACAA ATACCTGGTAGGACAGCGACTGGTGAACTACGAGCGGAAGACGGGCCGGAGCTCCTCCACCCCTCACCCCGCCTCCTCATAA
- the LOC122841528 gene encoding E3 ubiquitin-protein ligase MARCHF6-like isoform X3 — MDTAEEADICRVCRSEGTQEKPLYHPCVCTGSIKFIHQECLLQWLKHSRKEYCELCKHRFAFTPIYSPDMPSRLPVQDIFSGLVTSIGTAIRYWCHYTLVAFAWLGVVPLTACRIYKCLFTGSVSSLLTLPLDMLSTQNLLADCLQGCFVVTCTLCAFISLVWLREQIVHGGAPQWLEPNQPPLVPNQPNRPAQANENPADNGAAADVPAAADEAGRPGEHGPDEPDRANQQEAGDEAELDNIDGEDEDEDGEEDEEEDEEEGREEDAADANNPGHDLNWNALEWDRAAEELTWERMLGLDGSLVFLEHVFWVVSLNTLFILVFAFCPYHIGHFSVVGLGFEDYVKASHFDGLITTVVGYILLAVALVVCHALASLFKLQRPRRLLGVCYIVVKVSLLVVMEIGLFPLICGWWLDVCSLEMFDATLKDREQSFDSAPGTTMFLHWLVGMVYVFYFASFILLLREVLRPGVLWFLRNLNDPDFNPVQEMIHLPIYRHLRRFTLSVVVFGSIVLLMLWLPIRIIKLLSPAFLPYNVMLYSDAPVSELSLELLLLQVVLPALLEQGHTRQWLKRLVHAWTFTAGYVLDLHSYLLGDHEDYANQPNNAPNQLNNNRNLRLGEGLHAAHQAILQQVGPLAFQPYHRPPNFLLKIVLLVVFMCVTLLLASLICLTLPVFVGRWLMSLWMGSAVVHELYTTASGLYVCWVSVRAATVLLSWMPQGRTVIMVKVQEWTLMIFKTVVVAVMLAGVIPLLLGLLFDLVVVAPLRVPMDQTPLFYPWQDWALGVLHAKIIAAITLMGPQWRLKAVIEQVYANGIRNIDLHFIVRRLAAPIICLLLLLLCVPYIISKGLTPLLGVQPKMQILVERKIYPFLLMVVILLAFLSFQIRQFKRLYEHIKNDKYLVGQRLVNYERKTGRSSSTPHPASS; from the exons tctATTCTCCAGACATGCCGTCCCGTCTACCTGTCCAAGACATCTTTTCAGGGCTGGTCACCAGTATCGGGACGGCCATCAGATACTGGTGCCACTACACTCTGGTGGCCTTTGCCTGGCTAGGTGTTGTGCCTCTCACCGCAT GTCGCATCTACAAGTGTTTGTTTACCGGCTCCGTGAGCTCTCTTCTTACCCTGCCATTAGATATGCTTTCCAC GCAGAACCTGCTTGCCGACTGCCTCCAGGGCTGTTTCGTGGTCACCTGCACGCTGTGTGCCTTTATCAGCCTGGTGTGGCTCAGAGAGCAGATTGTCCACGGTGGAGCCCCACAGTGGCTGGAGCCGAATCAACCCCCTCTGGTTCCAAACCAGCCCAACCGTCCCGCACAAGCTAACGAG AATCCGGCTGATAACGGCGCAGCAGCCGATGTCCCGGCTGCCGCAGATGAGGCAGGGCGCCCCGGAGAGCACGGCCCCGACGAGCCGGACCGGGCCAATCAGCAGGAAGCCGGCGACGAAGCGGAACTGGACAACATCGATGGAGAGGACGAGGATGAAGACGgggaagaagatgaagaggaagacgaggaagaggggagggaggaggacgCCGCTGATGCCAACAATCCAGGGCATG ATTTGAACTGGAACGCCCTGGAATGGGACCGAGCAGCAGAGGAGCTGACCTGGGAAAGA ATGCTTGGACTAGATGGTTCCCTTGTTTTCTTG GAACACGTCTTCTGGGTGGTGTCTCTCAACACACTCTTCATCTTGGTGTTTG CTTTCTGCCCGTACCACATTGGCCATTTTTCAGTTGTCGGGCTGGGCTTTGAAGACTAT GTCAAGGCCTCACATTTCGACGGCCTCATCACCACAGTAGTGGGGTACATCCTCCTGGCTGTTGCTCTCGTAGTCTGCCAT GCTTTGGCTTCCCTCTTCAAGCTCCAGCGGCCCAGGCGCCTGCTGGGTGTCTGCTACATTGTTGTCAAG GTTTCCCTtctggttgtcatggagatcgGCTTGTTCCCTCTCATTTGCGGCTGGTGGCTCGACGTTTGTTCGCTG GAAATGTTCGATGCGACGCTGAAGGACAGAGAGCAGAGTTTCGACTCCGCTCCAGGTACAACAATGTTCCTCCACTGGCTGGTCGGCATGGTGTACGTCTTTTACTTCGCTTCCTTCATCCTTCTGCTCAGAGAG GTTCTTCGCCCAGGTGTGCTGTGGTTCCTGCGGAACCTGAACGACCCGGACTTCAACCCAGTGCAGGAGATGATTCACCTCCCAATCTACAGACACCTCCGGAGATTCACACTCTCAGTg GTTGTGTTCGGCTCAATCGTCCTGCTGATGCTGTGGCTCCCAATCAGGATCATTAAGCTGCTCTCCCCAGCCTTCCTTCCCTACAACGTCATGCTGTACAG TGATGCGCCGGTCAGCGAGCTGtcgctggagctgctgctgcttcaggtgGTCCTGCCCGCCTTACTGGAGCAGGGTCACACCCGGCAGTGGCTCAAACGTCTCGTCCACGCCTGGACCTTCACGGCTGGATATGTGCT TGACCTTCACTCGTACCTCCTGGGGGACCACGAAGACTAcgccaaccaaccaaacaacgCGCCCAATCAATTGAACAACAACCGCAACCTGAGGCTCGGGGAGGGCCTTCACGCCGCCCACCAAGCCATCCTGCAGCAGGTCGGTCCTCTGGCGTTCCAGCCCTACCACCGACCCCCCAACTTCCTCCTCAAG ATCGTTCTGCTGGTGGTCTTCATGTGTGTCACTCTTTTACTCGCGAGTCTAATCTGTCTTACACTCCCAG TGTTCGTGGGTCGCTGGCTCATGTCTCTGTGGATGGGCAGCGCAGTGGTCCATGAGCTGTACACGACAGCCAGCGGCCTGTACGTCTGCTGGGTGTCCGTCCGGGCCGCCACCGTGCTGCTGTCCTGGATGCCGCAGGGCAGGACGGTCATCATGGTCAAAGTTCAAGAGTGGACGCTCATG ATCTTTAAGACGGTGGTGGTAGCCGTGATGTTAGCCGGGGTCATCCCTCTGCTGCTGGGCCTGCTGTTTGACCTGGTCGTCGTTGCTCCTCTCAGAGTCCCAATGGACCAGACGCCTCTCTTCTACCCTTGGCAG GACTGGGCCCTGGGAGTCCTTCATGCAAAAATCATCGCTGCCATAACACTGATGGGCCCCCAGTGGCGGCTCAAAGCGGTCATAGAGCAG GTGTACGCCAACGGCATCAGAAACATCGACCTTCACTTCATCGTGCGGCGGTTGGCCGCCCCCATCATTtgcctcctgctgctgttgctctgtGTTCCCTACATCATCTCTAAGGGCCTCACACCGCTGCTGG gagTGCAGCCGAAGATGCAGATACTAGTGGAGAGGAAGATCTACCCGTTTCTGCTGATGGTGGTCATACTGCTGGCCTTTCTGTCCTTTCAGATTCGCCAGTTCAAGAGACTTTACGAACACATCAAAAACGACAA ATACCTGGTAGGACAGCGACTGGTGAACTACGAGCGGAAGACGGGCCGGAGCTCCTCCACCCCTCACCCCGCCTCCTCATAA
- the LOC122841528 gene encoding E3 ubiquitin-protein ligase MARCHF6-like isoform X1, with amino-acid sequence MDTAEEADICRVCRSEGTQEKPLYHPCVCTGSIKFIHQECLLQWLKHSRKEYCELCKHRFAFTPIYSPDMPSRLPVQDIFSGLVTSIGTAIRYWCHYTLVAFAWLGVVPLTACRIYKCLFTGSVSSLLTLPLDMLSTQNLLADCLQGCFVVTCTLCAFISLVWLREQIVHGGAPQWLEPNQPPLVPNQPNRPAQANENPADNGAAADVPAAADEAGRPGEHGPDEPDRANQQEAGDEAELDNIDGEDEDEDGEEDEEEDEEEGREEDAADANNPGHDLNWNALEWDRAAEELTWERMLGLDGSLVFLEHVFWVVSLNTLFILVFAFCPYHIGHFSVVGLGFEDYVKASHFDGLITTVVGYILLAVALVVCHALASLFKLQRPRRLLGVCYIVVKVSLLVVMEIGLFPLICGWWLDVCSLEMFDATLKDREQSFDSAPGTTMFLHWLVGMVYVFYFASFILLLREVLRPGVLWFLRNLNDPDFNPVQEMIHLPIYRHLRRFTLSVVVFGSIVLLMLWLPIRIIKLLSPAFLPYNVMLYRCGKFSLSLIWRSTHSDAPVSELSLELLLLQVVLPALLEQGHTRQWLKRLVHAWTFTAGYVLDLHSYLLGDHEDYANQPNNAPNQLNNNRNLRLGEGLHAAHQAILQQVGPLAFQPYHRPPNFLLKIVLLVVFMCVTLLLASLICLTLPVFVGRWLMSLWMGSAVVHELYTTASGLYVCWVSVRAATVLLSWMPQGRTVIMVKVQEWTLMIFKTVVVAVMLAGVIPLLLGLLFDLVVVAPLRVPMDQTPLFYPWQDWALGVLHAKIIAAITLMGPQWRLKAVIEQVYANGIRNIDLHFIVRRLAAPIICLLLLLLCVPYIISKGLTPLLGVQPKMQILVERKIYPFLLMVVILLAFLSFQIRQFKRLYEHIKNDKYLVGQRLVNYERKTGRSSSTPHPASS; translated from the exons tctATTCTCCAGACATGCCGTCCCGTCTACCTGTCCAAGACATCTTTTCAGGGCTGGTCACCAGTATCGGGACGGCCATCAGATACTGGTGCCACTACACTCTGGTGGCCTTTGCCTGGCTAGGTGTTGTGCCTCTCACCGCAT GTCGCATCTACAAGTGTTTGTTTACCGGCTCCGTGAGCTCTCTTCTTACCCTGCCATTAGATATGCTTTCCAC GCAGAACCTGCTTGCCGACTGCCTCCAGGGCTGTTTCGTGGTCACCTGCACGCTGTGTGCCTTTATCAGCCTGGTGTGGCTCAGAGAGCAGATTGTCCACGGTGGAGCCCCACAGTGGCTGGAGCCGAATCAACCCCCTCTGGTTCCAAACCAGCCCAACCGTCCCGCACAAGCTAACGAG AATCCGGCTGATAACGGCGCAGCAGCCGATGTCCCGGCTGCCGCAGATGAGGCAGGGCGCCCCGGAGAGCACGGCCCCGACGAGCCGGACCGGGCCAATCAGCAGGAAGCCGGCGACGAAGCGGAACTGGACAACATCGATGGAGAGGACGAGGATGAAGACGgggaagaagatgaagaggaagacgaggaagaggggagggaggaggacgCCGCTGATGCCAACAATCCAGGGCATG ATTTGAACTGGAACGCCCTGGAATGGGACCGAGCAGCAGAGGAGCTGACCTGGGAAAGA ATGCTTGGACTAGATGGTTCCCTTGTTTTCTTG GAACACGTCTTCTGGGTGGTGTCTCTCAACACACTCTTCATCTTGGTGTTTG CTTTCTGCCCGTACCACATTGGCCATTTTTCAGTTGTCGGGCTGGGCTTTGAAGACTAT GTCAAGGCCTCACATTTCGACGGCCTCATCACCACAGTAGTGGGGTACATCCTCCTGGCTGTTGCTCTCGTAGTCTGCCAT GCTTTGGCTTCCCTCTTCAAGCTCCAGCGGCCCAGGCGCCTGCTGGGTGTCTGCTACATTGTTGTCAAG GTTTCCCTtctggttgtcatggagatcgGCTTGTTCCCTCTCATTTGCGGCTGGTGGCTCGACGTTTGTTCGCTG GAAATGTTCGATGCGACGCTGAAGGACAGAGAGCAGAGTTTCGACTCCGCTCCAGGTACAACAATGTTCCTCCACTGGCTGGTCGGCATGGTGTACGTCTTTTACTTCGCTTCCTTCATCCTTCTGCTCAGAGAG GTTCTTCGCCCAGGTGTGCTGTGGTTCCTGCGGAACCTGAACGACCCGGACTTCAACCCAGTGCAGGAGATGATTCACCTCCCAATCTACAGACACCTCCGGAGATTCACACTCTCAGTg GTTGTGTTCGGCTCAATCGTCCTGCTGATGCTGTGGCTCCCAATCAGGATCATTAAGCTGCTCTCCCCAGCCTTCCTTCCCTACAACGTCATGCTGTACAGGTGCGGCAAATTCAGTCTGAGCCTCATTTGGCGGTCCACGCATAG TGATGCGCCGGTCAGCGAGCTGtcgctggagctgctgctgcttcaggtgGTCCTGCCCGCCTTACTGGAGCAGGGTCACACCCGGCAGTGGCTCAAACGTCTCGTCCACGCCTGGACCTTCACGGCTGGATATGTGCT TGACCTTCACTCGTACCTCCTGGGGGACCACGAAGACTAcgccaaccaaccaaacaacgCGCCCAATCAATTGAACAACAACCGCAACCTGAGGCTCGGGGAGGGCCTTCACGCCGCCCACCAAGCCATCCTGCAGCAGGTCGGTCCTCTGGCGTTCCAGCCCTACCACCGACCCCCCAACTTCCTCCTCAAG ATCGTTCTGCTGGTGGTCTTCATGTGTGTCACTCTTTTACTCGCGAGTCTAATCTGTCTTACACTCCCAG TGTTCGTGGGTCGCTGGCTCATGTCTCTGTGGATGGGCAGCGCAGTGGTCCATGAGCTGTACACGACAGCCAGCGGCCTGTACGTCTGCTGGGTGTCCGTCCGGGCCGCCACCGTGCTGCTGTCCTGGATGCCGCAGGGCAGGACGGTCATCATGGTCAAAGTTCAAGAGTGGACGCTCATG ATCTTTAAGACGGTGGTGGTAGCCGTGATGTTAGCCGGGGTCATCCCTCTGCTGCTGGGCCTGCTGTTTGACCTGGTCGTCGTTGCTCCTCTCAGAGTCCCAATGGACCAGACGCCTCTCTTCTACCCTTGGCAG GACTGGGCCCTGGGAGTCCTTCATGCAAAAATCATCGCTGCCATAACACTGATGGGCCCCCAGTGGCGGCTCAAAGCGGTCATAGAGCAG GTGTACGCCAACGGCATCAGAAACATCGACCTTCACTTCATCGTGCGGCGGTTGGCCGCCCCCATCATTtgcctcctgctgctgttgctctgtGTTCCCTACATCATCTCTAAGGGCCTCACACCGCTGCTGG gagTGCAGCCGAAGATGCAGATACTAGTGGAGAGGAAGATCTACCCGTTTCTGCTGATGGTGGTCATACTGCTGGCCTTTCTGTCCTTTCAGATTCGCCAGTTCAAGAGACTTTACGAACACATCAAAAACGACAA ATACCTGGTAGGACAGCGACTGGTGAACTACGAGCGGAAGACGGGCCGGAGCTCCTCCACCCCTCACCCCGCCTCCTCATAA
- the ankrd33bb gene encoding ankyrin repeat domain-containing protein 33B: MVLITEEQGKESKVKENGFAGGVALGKTKSKAIILAGEAPLMSICKVDEDGVECVVSEDDANEEAEVDYTRNYWEDEDDIYQEFEELDFDSLPDRSDTHSITTEDSFYPLDDSVISQINRSLYQLETPEPISFFKACCNNNAIIVKIMIRQGVTEEEVKETDRNRRSGLIAACYHGYVDVVMALSQCPHLDVNWQDNEGNTALIIAAQAGHVFISNYLLNYFPGLDIERRNCHGFTALMKAAMQGRLECVRALMLAGSDIQARDYGRRMTPREWALFTGRYETADLMLRLISKPCAEQFCDTFPLEWPLLEELVWKAQNPQTFCQRLMKLISSCPYRFFFNNKVNPVNDGVLEHMVRITTGISSPFMATACHTVCPGSPPCVGKRRHAVQEILRRQRVAELKRLGPDRLNNYKKLFQNSRVLLIPKMRDRRASLQPPLLSDMAAASTVAIRRASLLPLNMLRRSSVRPGIVVPKVTLCKAPPPCFVPEKSRRNGNDNHLQIPKWDYKMKKIERRQEKERQQMLSALRRR; this comes from the exons ATGGTGTTAATAACAGAGGAACAAGGTAAAGAGTCAAAGGTCAAAGAGAATGGATTTGCTGGAGGAGTTGCCCTTGGCAAGACTAAGAGTAAAGCCATCATCTTGGCTGGGGAGGCACCCCTTATGTCCATCTGCAAGGTCGATGAAGATGGAGTTGAGTGTGTGGTTTCAGAAGATGATGCTAATGAAGAGGCTGAAGTTGATTACACACGAAACTACTGGGAAGATGAGGACGATATCTATCAAGAGTTTGAGGAACTGGACTTCGACTCCCTACCGGATCGTTCAGATACCCACAGCATCACCACGGAAGACTCCTTCTATCCTCTAGACGATTCAGTTATCTCCCAAATTAACCGCTCCCTCTACCAACTGGAAACCCCCGAACCAATCTCCTTCTTTAAGGCCTGCTGCAACAACAACGCCATCATAGTAAAGATTATGATCAGACAAGGAGTGACTGAAGAAGAGGTAAAGGAGACCGACCGGAACAGAAGA tctGGCCTCATTGCTGCGTGCTACCATGGTTACGTGGACGTGGTCATGGCCCTCTCTCAGTGTCCCCACCTGGATGTGAACTGGCAGGACAACGAGGGCAACACTGCCCTTATTATTGCAGCTCAAGCAG GTCACGTGTTTATCTCCAACTACCTGCTGAACTATTTCCCCGGTTTGGATATCGAGAGGAGGAACTGTCACGGTTTCACGGCGTTGATGAAAGCTGCAATGCAGGGGAGGCTTGAGTGTGTCAGAGCCCTTATGCTGGCAG GAAGTGATATCCAGGCTCGGGACTATGGACGGAGAATGACTCCCAGAGAGTGGGCTCTCTTCACCGGTCGATACGAGACGGCAGATTTGATGCTTCGGCTTATATCAAAGCCTTGCGCCGAGCAGTTCTGCGACACCTTCCCGCTAGAGTGGCCATTGTTAGAG GAACTCGTGTGGAAGGCACAAAATCCACAGACATTCTGTCAGCGCTTGATGAAACTCATCTCCAGCTGCCCCTATAGGTTCTTCTTCAACAACAAGGTAAACCCTGTGAACGATGGTGTCCTTGAACACATGGTGAGGATAACCACGGGCATCTCCAGCCCCTTCATGGCCACAGCGTGCCACACCGTCTGCCCGGGCAGCCCGCCGTGCGTTGGAAAGCGCCGGCACGCCGTGCAGGAGATTCTGAGGCGGCAACGGGTGGCGGAGCTCAAACGCCTGGGTCCCGACAGGTTGAACAACTACAAGAAGCTTTTCCAGAACTCAAGGGTCCTCCTCATCCCCAAAATGAGGGACCGACGGGCGAGCCTGCAGCCCCCGCTGCTCAGCGACATGGCGGCAGCGTCCACGGTGGCCATCAGACGAGCCAGCCTCCTGCCGCTCAACATGCTGAGGAGAAGCAGCGTGCGGCCAGGCATCGTGGTGCCAAAGGTCACTCTCTGCAAAGCCCCGCCTCCTTGCTTCGTACCGGAAAAGTCCAGGAGGAATGGCAACGACAACCATCTCCAGATCCCCAAATGGGATTACAAGATGAAGAAAATAGAGAGGAGGCAGGAAAAGGAGAGGCAACAAATGCTATCTGCTCTAAGAAGGAGGTGA